The DNA sequence TCAACAAATATACAGTAAAAGTAGCTGCTGAAGGTGAATCAGGAACATTCAAGATTGGTGTTACCGACATGCTTTTTAACCCGGTTGTAGATGTGTACAAACGAGATTTAAAAAGCCTTTCAGGCAAAAAAGTAACACCGGCTTACTGGCTTCAGGAATCAACACAAGAAGGAGAATCTGAAGTAAATTACTGGGATTTTAAAGGATAATTTTAGTCAATACCAAATAGAAAAAGGGAGCAATTGCTCCCTTTTTTGTTTGGTATTGTAAAGTTCTCGAATCTCTACTCAGCTTTTGTTTTGAATGCCCAGGTTGGACTATAAGCCACTTTATTCCCTTCATAATTGGCTACAACATACCAATAATAGGTCGTTGAATTTTTTAGACCAGAAACTGTTACTTCTTTATCTGCGATCCCTTCACCAACTAACTTCTGAACACTTGACCCAGATTCAAAAATATAGATGCTGTAACTTAATACAGTACTGGATTTTTTCCCATCCACATTCCATTTCAAGCTAAATCCAGTGAGTTGGTCTAATGCTCCATTGCCAGGAACCGGATCATAAATGGTAATATTTCCAATAGCATTTTCGTCTTTAAAAAGTAAGAAATCCAGTTGAGTTTGTTCTTCACCATATATTGCAACTGACAATGAATTACTCAAATAATCCTTCTTTTTCAAATTTACAGCAACTTCACCTTCTTTTAATTTCGGAATGCTGAATTTTCCCTCGGCATCAGTTAATAAGGAAATGCTGGCAGGAGTTGTAGTTACCAGTGCTCCTTGAACAGGTAAGTATGTAACCCCATCCAATACGGTTCCAGAAATTGAACCATAATTTACAACATCCAACTTCTCCTCATCACAGGAAGTAAGAGAAGCAAAGAGGAAACAACATATAATGTATATAATTTTTCTCATGATTTTATTTGTTTAGAAATATGAAACCTTTTGTCTCAACTTAAAAAAAT is a window from the Aquipluma nitroreducens genome containing:
- a CDS encoding carboxypeptidase regulatory-like domain-containing protein gives rise to the protein MRKIIYIICCFLFASLTSCDEEKLDVVNYGSISGTVLDGVTYLPVQGALVTTTPASISLLTDAEGKFSIPKLKEGEVAVNLKKKDYLSNSLSVAIYGEEQTQLDFLLFKDENAIGNITIYDPVPGNGALDQLTGFSLKWNVDGKKSSTVLSYSIYIFESGSSVQKLVGEGIADKEVTVSGLKNSTTYYWYVVANYEGNKVAYSPTWAFKTKAE